The sequence CTGTCGAGGTCGAGGGCAGCGCCCCAGTGGGCACGGATATCCTTGCCGATGGCAAACCCGCAGGCACGCTTTTCACCCAGTCCGACGGGCGCGGTATCGCCTATCTGCGCTTTGATCGCGCCAAAGGGCCGATGCAGGCAGGCGAGGCCACAGTTATCTATACCCCATGACCACCTCCTCGCAGATCGCAAACCTTGCCGGTTCCGCGGTGACAACGCGTGTTTCCCTGCATGGCGGCGATCTGTCAGTGGTTGAGTGTGTCGAACTGGCCGATGGGCGCAGTGTCGTTGCCAAACATGGGCCTCAGGCCCTCGCCGAAGCCGGAATGCTTTATGCAATGGCAAAGACAGGCACGCCCGTTCCCGAGGTTTTGGGGCAAACACAGGGTATTATTCTTCTAGAGTATCTGCCAGAGACCCCGCCAAGCGCCAAAGGCTGGGCCGCGCTCGGGCGATCCCTGCGACAGATGCATGACAGCCAAGGCGATACCTACGGTTGGCCTGAGGACTATGCCTTCGGTAAAGTCATCATTTCCAACACCCAGATGACGAATTGGCCGCAGTTCTGGGCTGAAAACCGGCTTTTGAGCGAGGCCGAAAACCTGCCACCCGACATCTCAAAACGTTTGCAAACACTGGCGCAACGCTTGCCCGAGATTGTCTCGCATGATCCACCCGCCGCTCTGCTCCATGGCGACCTTTGGGGCGGGAACATCCTGTTTAGTGATCACTCGGCCTATCTGATCGATCCTGCCTGTTATTACGGCGACCCGGAGGTCGATCTGGCCATGCTCACCCTCTTTGGACGCCCCCCGGCCAGTTTCTTCGAGGCCTATGGCCCCCTCCGCCCCGGCCACGAAAAACGCCGGCCCGTTTATCAACTCTGGCCGGCGCTTGTTCACCTGCGCCTATTCGGCGCCGGGTATCGCGGAATGGTAACCGGGTTGTTGGACAGCCTCTGCGCCTGATGGTCAGGCGCGCTCGGCATAGTCCATGGTTTCGGTGTTGACGATGATGTCCTCGTCCTGTCCCACGAAGGGCGGCACCATGACCTTTATGCCATTGTCCAGAACCGCGGGCTTGAAGCTGTTGGCGGCGGTCTGTCCCTTCACCACCGGCTCGGTCTCGACCACCTTGCAGGTGACTTTCTGCGGCAGTGTCGCGTTCAGTGCCTCGCTTTCGTAATATTCGATCTGAACGGTCATTCCATCCTGAAGGAACGGGCGGCGTTCCCCCAGGATATCAGCGGGGAGTTCGATCTGTTCGAATGTCTCGTTATCCATGAACACCAACATTCCGTCAGTCTCATAAAGAAACTGCTGATCTTTTTGTTCAAGGCGCACCCGCTCGACCTTGTCGGCGCTGCGAAACCGCTCGTTCAGCTTGGAACCGTTTCGCAGGTTGCGCAACTCGACCTGGGCAAAGGCGCCCCCTTTGCCAGGCTTGACGTGATCGACCTTCACAGCGCTCCAAAGGCCGCCATTGTGCTCCAGAACATTGCCCGGGCGAATCTCATTTCCGTTGATTTTCGGCATTGTCTCAAAACCATGTCAAAAGGTTGATAGAAGATTGACCGCCCCTATATCTGGTAAGGCATGGCGGGGCAAGAAAACGATATATCGTGCTGCACTTGCAGAAAGATATGAGCAAATTGCATAGAAGCTATGCATTTAGGCTCTATCCGAATCGTTTAAACTCAGCCATAACCATCGTCACGCCCGAAACACAAGAGCAATAAAATCAAGGACGAAACATGAAGGATTTCGTTGACGGCACGGCCTTCAATGCCGAACAGGGCAACCGTGCACGCAAACTGTTTGCCGCTGTCGTATTGGCCGCATTGGATGATGCTATTTCCGACGACAAGAAATACGGCAACGGCCCGGAACAGATCGCCCGCTGGGCGCGCTCGCGCGATGGCCGCGAGGTGCTGTCCTGTGCCGGGATCGATCCGAACGAACGTGTGGTCGAAGGCCTTATGGAATTCGTCGGCAAAGGCGTTCGGACCTCTGTCGCCCTCTCGCGCGAAGAAAGCGAACGCCGCAATGCCGCGGCACAGGCCGAAGCCGCCTGAATCTCTTTTCAAGCTGCCAAGAAAAAGCCCCGCCAAATCGGCGGGGCTTTTTCTTTGGGGCTTTCCTGATAGCGCAAGGCTCAGTATCACCTCCCGTGGCAAGGCAAAGGAGCGGCATGACCAAGGCCATCATGATACAGGGCGCGGGCTCGAACGTGGGCAAGTCCATGGTTGTTGCAGGGCTCACGCGGGCCTTTGTAAAGCGCGGATTACGCGTGGCCCCGTTTAAGCCGCAAAATATGTCGAACAATGCGGCCGTCACTGAAGACGGCGGCGAGATTGGCCGCGCGCAGGCACTTCAGGCCATGGCGGCCCGTCGCGCGCCGCATACCGACATGAATCCCGTTCTGCTCAAGCCCGAAACCGATACCGGCGCGCAGGTGATCGTACAGGGCCAGCGTGTCGCCACCCTTCGGGCCCGTAAGTATGCACAAGCCAAGCCACAGCTTCTAGAGGCCGTGCTGCAAAGCTTCACCCGGTTATGTGGCGACAGCGATCTGGTGGTTGTCGAAGGCGCCGGAAGCCCCGCCGAGATCAACCTGCGCAAAGGTGACATCGCCAACATGGGCTTTGCCGAGGCAGCTGGCGTGCCGGTGATCCTTTTGGGCGACATCGACCGTGGCGGCGTTATCGCGCAGATCGTCGGCACCCAGACCATCCTGCCCCCCGAGGACGCGGCCCATATCAAAGGTTTTGCCATCAACAAGTTTCGCGGGGACGTCAGCCTATTTGACGACGGCCTGACCGAGATCACCAAACGCACCGGATGGCCTTCACTTGGCGTTCTGCCGTGGTTCCGCGACGCATGGCGCCTTCCCGCCGAGGACGTGATGGACATCACCTCGACCCCCGGCGGCAGTTACAAGGTGGCCGTACCACGCCTGCCCCGGATCGCCAATTTCGACGACCTCGACCCGCTATCGAGTGAACCCAATGTCAGCGTTGAAATTATCGAACCCGGTCGCCCCCTCCCCGGCGACGCCGATCTTGTGCTGATCCCGGGCAGCAAATCCACCATTGCCGATCTGGCCGATTTCCGCGCGCAAGGCTGGGATGTGGACCTGCACGCCCATATCCGCCGCGGCGGGCATGTCATGGGCATTTGTGGCGGCTATCAAATGCTGGGCCGTGACATCGCCGACCCCGAAGGGATAGAGGGAAAAGCAGGTCGTGTTCCCGGTCTTGGGCATCTCGATGTGATCACCGTGATGAAACCCGAAAAGCACCTGTCCCTGACTGAGGCCACTTACCTACCCACCGGCGATCCGGTGACAGGTTATGAAATTCATCTTGGGGCAACCACAGGCCCCGACTGTGCCCGCGCATGGTTGCGGGTCGGGGAACGTACCGAAGGCGCAGCATCCCCTTCAGGCCGGGTACGGGGCTGCTATTTACATGGGTTATTCTCGTCGGATGCCTTCCGTGGCGCTATTCTGGGCGATCTCGGAGTGACATCCGACCTCGCATTCACGGACAGCGTAGAGACGACGCTTGATGCTCTCGCCGAACATATCGAAAGTCATCTCGATCTGGATCTGCTTTTGGAGCTGGCCAAAACACCCAGATGCTATTCGAACTCCTGACTGGCAAGCGCACGGTGAATTTCCCGCCGCACCAGCTTGCGCACATTGCGGGTGATCCGCTCCCCCAAAGCGCCCTGAAGTTCCTGACGGACGATCTCGCTCACCATGTCGCGCAGGGCGTCTTCGTCCAGCACATCCGCCTGTAGCTGCCAATCCTCCTCGGCCTCTTCGGGGGCCTCGGAATTTGCATTATCCAGATGGTCATCTTGCTCGGTTGCCGACGGGGTGACCTCATCCGAAAGCTCCTCGGCATCCGGCTCGAATCCTTCGTCATAAGCCGCCTCGAAACGCATATCCACGGCCTCTGAAGCATCATCCACCCCGTGGTCTTCCCACTCCAGCGTCGTGACCTTACCACCGGCATAGGCACTCTCACCTTCACCATCGGGTTCCCATTCGTCGTCACGCCCGGCAAGAGCCGCCTCGACACTGGCAATCCGAGCCTGCAAATCGGGGGGGGCCTGCTTTTCGATCTGGGGGGCCTCGTCCTCTACCTCCGCGTTCCCCGATACCGCTTGCACAGGCTCGTCTTCAGGCTCATGGCGGACATCATCCTCTGCGACCTCCTCCTGCGCTTCGGATTGATCAATATCTTGATGCTTGAACTCGGGTGTCCAGGCCTGTTCCTCTGCCGTAAAATCTTCAGAGTATTCATCTTCGCCCTGCGCCACGTCCCCGGACGCCTCTTGTGGCTCGGGTTCCGCCTCGGAGGCACCCGATTCGGCCTCAGGCTCAATGGCATATTGCTCAAGGCTGGCCACCGTATCGGTCACATCAGGGGCCTCCCCGGTCGCCTCGGAATCAAAAACACCGTCCTCTTGCGGCGCCTCGTCCACCCGTTGCGATGGCGTCAAAACCAGCTTGTCCTGTTCATTGTGCACAGCTTTAGTCGCACCTGTTTTCTCCCGGTCATCGGTAGAAACAAGACGACGAATTGAGGACAGAACATCCTCGATTTCCGCATTGGTAACGGGATTGGACATATTTGGACACCACTCTTGCCTCACCCCAGTTTACCCTTGAGCGCAGTTTCACACAACAAGTTAGCGGACCTGTTTCGAGTTAAACTTGAAGCAGCACTCTACCCCGATGGGCGTCGCCCAACCTATTGCTTGCCCAAAGCCTTCAATACACGATCCAATTTCCGGCCCTGTGCACTCATCTCTGCCGGGGCGGTCTTGACCATGTTGTAATAGGCTGCGGGATCATAGGTCGGCACGTTCAGGTTCAGGTCCTTGGCCGTCAACTGCCCGATCGCGCCCAATACCGCATAAGCGGCGATGTAAACATCGACCTCGGCAGAAATCAGGTTCGTACGCGCGTCGAGAAGGTTTTGCTCTGCGTCCAAAACATCCAGCGTGGTCCGAGCGCCCAGCTTGGCCTCCTCCCTCACACCACGAAACGCGACACGTGCCGCACGCACGGCCTCTTGGTTTGCGGTTCGGCTGGCCCGCGCAGCTTCAAGCGTGGCATAGGCGTTACCCACATCCTGCGCCAACCGCAGGTTGGTCGTCAGAAGCCGTGCGCGAGTTTGGTCACGCACGGCCATGGCCCGGCGCTTTGCCGAACTGAGCCGACCACCTTGATAGATCGGGCCACTCATCTGCACGCCGACTGATCCCGAACGCGAATTGTCACTGTCCGTAACAGATTCCCCCACACGCAGCCCTGCGGTCAAGCCAATGGTTGGCTTCATTGCGGCCGCTGCGGCCTTCACCGTCAGCTCAGAGGAGGAAACTTCATGCCGAACCTGCAAAGCATCAGGGTGATTACGTAGCGCCAAGCCCTTGGCTCCCTCGGCGCCTCTCTTGAGCGCGGGCAGGCGCTGCGGTGCGCGCAATTGGCCCGGGGCGCGCCCAACAGCGGCGCGGAATTCCTCGATCGCCTGCGCCAGATTGCCCCGCGCAGTCGCCAGACCACTCCGCGCAAGTGCAAGGGCCGCCTCGGCCTGAGCCACATCTGTGCGGGTCACTTCTCCGACCTCAAATCGGTCCTGAGCCGCACGAAGTTCTTGCTGCAAAAGGCGCAGATTGTTTTCACGCAGCGATACGAACTGGCTGTTTCTGCGCAGGTTCATATAGGCTTGTATGGCCCGAAACAGCACTTGCTGCTCAACGCTGCGCAATCCTTCACGGGTGGCAAGAACGGTTTCCTTGGCAGCTTCGATGCGCAGGGGGGTCCGTCCGAAATCATAAAGCAGCAAATCAAGCGACACCCCAATATTCGCGGTCGTACTCGATATCGGCTGCCTGATTCCGTTGGTGCGTGTCTTTCCGAAATTGCGCGTGGCATCCGCCGTCCAGTTGATGATCGGGCGCAGTTCGGAAACGATCGAGGCCACATCCTCATCCGCCGCGCGCAAAAGCGCCCGGTTCTGTGCGATCAATCCGCTGTTCTTATAGGCATCCGCAAGGGCATCCGCCAAGTTCTCGGCCTTGGCCGCCACGGGCGTCACGACCGCAAGCCCGATCGCCACGACCGCTGTTTTGATAATCCGTGCCTTTGACTTGCGCAATGAACCGTCTCCGTCTTTACGCGGACTGAAATTACAGGGTGAAGGCCGCGTGCCGTTCGAACCCCGGCAAGACCGGCGCCCCCGCGTTGAACGCGAAGCGCCAGTTGATATGCCCATCAATCTTGTATCCCACACGCACCGCACCAAGGGCGCCTTCCATGAACAGGCAAGCAATGCGCCCGCCGTCCTTGAGTTGCCCGGTCAGCCCCTCGGGCAGATGTTCAACCGCGCCTTGCAAAAGGATCACATCGTAGGGGCCATGTTCTGCCGCGCCATCGGCCAAGGGGCCTTCATGCAGGATGACATTGTCGGCGCCATGTTCGATCAGCAGGCCCTGTGCCTCGCGCAGCATCGCACCATCTTCCTCGACCGCGACAACCGCCTCGGCCATCCGCGCGATCACCGCCGAAGAATAGCCAAGCGCAGATCCGATATCGAGAACCAGTTCATCCCCCTGAATATCCAGTGCATCCAGCATCTTGGCCAAGGTTCGCGGCTCCAGAACCACACGTCCGCCGCCAAGATCGACATTCTCGCCAACATAGGCCGCCTCACGCAGTTCACGCGGCACGAAGGCCTCACGCGGGACCGAAAGCATCGCATCGATGATTGGAAATTTCGTGACGTCCGAGGGGCGAACCTGCGTATCCACCATCATCGTTCGGCGCGCGGCATAGTTAGTCATGGGCTAAACTCATCTGTTCAGAATCCTGTTCTCCTATAGTGGCACAATCCAAAAACGGGAACAATGCCGATAGCGACGGCCCCGCCCACCGCGCTGACGCCGGATTGCTCCGGGAATTTCACGTCATACGAGCATGCCAATCTGGGCAAAGCGGTCATTGACAGGCCGCAATAAAGCGACTCATCGCACCCCGCGCGATGCTTCCAATAACAGCTTGACGCCCCCGCCCAGAACCCCTAGATGGAACTCCACTTCGGCGAGTTGGCGGAGTGGTGACGCAGCGGATTGCAAATCCGTGTACACCGGTTCGATTCCGGTACTCGCCTCCACATTTTCTGACATATCTGGCCTTGAAGGCAATGACTTCATCCGTGTGATCCGGACGGTAATGCGCTGTGGTTGCCTTGCAACGCGAGAATTTGTGTGCCGGCGCAATACCGACAGGATACCGACGTTTTGCAGGTCATGGTTCTCCTGCCTTTTCAACCGGTTACCCCTGATTCGATCCGACTGAGGCCATGACGGCCTTGCGCACCATCTGCCAGTAGATTTCCTCGACCTCGGGGAGGCTCAACCGCCCTCCCTCGCGAAACCAAGTGTTGACCCCGGTCAGCATCGCGATCACAGCCATCGTCGCGATCTTGGGTTCGGTCACGTCGAAGGCCCCGCTGGCCACCCCGCGCCTGAGAATATCTTCCAATTGATCCTCGTACTGCCGCCTGAGCCCCTCAATTACCTCGAAGTTTTCCG comes from Roseovarius bejariae and encodes:
- a CDS encoding fructosamine kinase family protein, whose product is MTTSSQIANLAGSAVTTRVSLHGGDLSVVECVELADGRSVVAKHGPQALAEAGMLYAMAKTGTPVPEVLGQTQGIILLEYLPETPPSAKGWAALGRSLRQMHDSQGDTYGWPEDYAFGKVIISNTQMTNWPQFWAENRLLSEAENLPPDISKRLQTLAQRLPEIVSHDPPAALLHGDLWGGNILFSDHSAYLIDPACYYGDPEVDLAMLTLFGRPPASFFEAYGPLRPGHEKRRPVYQLWPALVHLRLFGAGYRGMVTGLLDSLCA
- the efp gene encoding elongation factor P; protein product: MPKINGNEIRPGNVLEHNGGLWSAVKVDHVKPGKGGAFAQVELRNLRNGSKLNERFRSADKVERVRLEQKDQQFLYETDGMLVFMDNETFEQIELPADILGERRPFLQDGMTVQIEYYESEALNATLPQKVTCKVVETEPVVKGQTAANSFKPAVLDNGIKVMVPPFVGQDEDIIVNTETMDYAERA
- a CDS encoding DUF6280 family protein, whose product is MKDFVDGTAFNAEQGNRARKLFAAVVLAALDDAISDDKKYGNGPEQIARWARSRDGREVLSCAGIDPNERVVEGLMEFVGKGVRTSVALSREESERRNAAAQAEAA
- a CDS encoding cobyric acid synthase, producing the protein MTKAIMIQGAGSNVGKSMVVAGLTRAFVKRGLRVAPFKPQNMSNNAAVTEDGGEIGRAQALQAMAARRAPHTDMNPVLLKPETDTGAQVIVQGQRVATLRARKYAQAKPQLLEAVLQSFTRLCGDSDLVVVEGAGSPAEINLRKGDIANMGFAEAAGVPVILLGDIDRGGVIAQIVGTQTILPPEDAAHIKGFAINKFRGDVSLFDDGLTEITKRTGWPSLGVLPWFRDAWRLPAEDVMDITSTPGGSYKVAVPRLPRIANFDDLDPLSSEPNVSVEIIEPGRPLPGDADLVLIPGSKSTIADLADFRAQGWDVDLHAHIRRGGHVMGICGGYQMLGRDIADPEGIEGKAGRVPGLGHLDVITVMKPEKHLSLTEATYLPTGDPVTGYEIHLGATTGPDCARAWLRVGERTEGAASPSGRVRGCYLHGLFSSDAFRGAILGDLGVTSDLAFTDSVETTLDALAEHIESHLDLDLLLELAKTPRCYSNS
- a CDS encoding TolC family outer membrane protein, which produces MAIGLAVVTPVAAKAENLADALADAYKNSGLIAQNRALLRAADEDVASIVSELRPIINWTADATRNFGKTRTNGIRQPISSTTANIGVSLDLLLYDFGRTPLRIEAAKETVLATREGLRSVEQQVLFRAIQAYMNLRRNSQFVSLRENNLRLLQQELRAAQDRFEVGEVTRTDVAQAEAALALARSGLATARGNLAQAIEEFRAAVGRAPGQLRAPQRLPALKRGAEGAKGLALRNHPDALQVRHEVSSSELTVKAAAAAMKPTIGLTAGLRVGESVTDSDNSRSGSVGVQMSGPIYQGGRLSSAKRRAMAVRDQTRARLLTTNLRLAQDVGNAYATLEAARASRTANQEAVRAARVAFRGVREEAKLGARTTLDVLDAEQNLLDARTNLISAEVDVYIAAYAVLGAIGQLTAKDLNLNVPTYDPAAYYNMVKTAPAEMSAQGRKLDRVLKALGKQ
- a CDS encoding protein-L-isoaspartate O-methyltransferase family protein, which codes for MTNYAARRTMMVDTQVRPSDVTKFPIIDAMLSVPREAFVPRELREAAYVGENVDLGGGRVVLEPRTLAKMLDALDIQGDELVLDIGSALGYSSAVIARMAEAVVAVEEDGAMLREAQGLLIEHGADNVILHEGPLADGAAEHGPYDVILLQGAVEHLPEGLTGQLKDGGRIACLFMEGALGAVRVGYKIDGHINWRFAFNAGAPVLPGFERHAAFTL